A region of the Paracoccaceae bacterium genome:
GAGATGCAGGACATCCTGCTGAAGCTGCAGGCCGAGCAGTCCGACTGGAAGGGCGCGCGGATGACGCTGGGGGCCAAGCTGAAGTCGGGCGCCCTGCCGCGCGAGGTGTTCCGGCGCCGCGACGCGGTGCTGGCCCTGCAGGAGGCCAGGGTGGTGATCGACGACGCCTCCAGCATCGAGGCCCGCGAGGCGGCGATCGAGGCGAACCGGCTGTCGCCGGACCTGATCCCCGCGGCTGCCATGGCGGCCCGCGGACTGATCGCAAAGGGCGACCGCAAGGGCGCGACGCGCATCCTGAAGAAGGCCTGGGAGGCGCAGCCGCACCCCGACCTGGCCGCCGCCTTTGCCGAGATCGAACCCGGGGAAACCCCGCAGGCGCGGCTGAAGCGTTTCCGCGTGCTGACCGCGATCAAGCCCGATGACGACGAGACGCGCCTGCTGCTGGCCGAGCTGAACATCGCCGCCGAGGATTTTCCGGCCGCGCGGCGCGCGCTGGGCGATATCGCCGGGCGCCATCCGACACAGCGCGCGCTGGCCATCATGGCGGCGGTGGAACGCGGCGAGGGCGCGGACGACGCGGTGGTGCGCGGCTGGCTGGCACGGGCGCTGACCGCGCCGCGCGGCCCGCAGTGGTGCTGCGACAAGTGCCAGGCGATCCACGCGCAATGGGCCCCGATCTGCGAGAACTGCGGCGGCTTCGATACGCTCAGTTGGCGGGAGCCGCCCGAGGGCACCGGCCCCAGCGCCACCGGCACCGAACTGCTGCCGCTGATCGTGGGCCGCCCCGCCCCGCCCCCCGACACGGTGGCCGACATCGGCCCCGAGACCGCGGCCGAGGCCAAAAATTAGGGCTACACACCGCATGGCCCCGGTGCTAATGACCCCGCGTTGACGCAAGCCGTCGCAACGGCCGCCGGCCTGTGTGACGCGCGGCCCGCCCGGGCCTGCGACGAGAAGGATGCCGGTGTAGCTCAGCTGGTAGAGCACGTCATTCGTAATGATGGGGTCGGGGGTTCGAGTCCCTTCACCGGCACCATCCTTCTCGATCCGGAGACGGTCATCCGCGAGACCCCGTCACCGGCGACGCGGCGACGGTGCAGGCGGCAGAGGCTGGCGACGCAAGGGCAATCGTTACGAACGCAGGCGCCGTGCCGGAACGCATCGGGCACCTGCGGGGCTACCGTCAAATCCAGCCTTGCCGAGCGAACGCTGTCGCGGTCGTCGAAATCACCGAACCTCTGCCTTGCCACAGTGTTGTTGCCCTGCGCGCGGGAATCCATACACCGATCGGTGGGGTGAAGGGCACGCCGCTGTGGACCAATGGCACCGCTCACCCTAGACTTCGACGCATGGGGCCGGTGTAGGGCCGCGTATCTGCCATTCCGGATTCGACATGCATTTCAGGGAAGTCACGGCCGCCGACCACCGGGTCATCTGTCACGGTCTTGTCGACATGCAGCGTGCCGAAACCCTTGCCGAGATGAAGCGGGCGCTGGTGCGGACGGCCATGGCGGTCGCCCCCTGCGACCACGGCGGCTATACCGAGATCGACGTGCATTTCGGCCGGTTCGACTTCATGTCGAGCGAATCGCAGGTGTCGGAATGGGCCGTCCGGCGTGCCGAGACATGGAACCATTTCTTTCCGACGCATCCGGTGCACAGGTTCCGGCTGGAAAACCCGGACATCCGCGTGGTGCGTCTGTCCGACCTGATCCCGACCTCCGATTTCCGCCATACCGGACTGTACCGGGAACTGTTCCGCGAGGTCAGCACTGAACACCAGGTGACGATGCACCTGGGCGTCGATCCCCGCACCCGCCTGCCCGACGGTGCGCTGCCCACCACGCTGGGCGTTCCCCTGAACCGCAGTGGCCGCGACTTTTCGGCGCGCGAAGTGCAGTCCCTTTCGCTGTTGCAGCAGCTTGCCATGCCGGTGCTGCGGCTTCGGCGGTCGCAGCATCGGCAGGCCCTGATGGATGCCGCCGCCCTGTCGCCCGAACTGGCCCGTGCCATGATGCGGATGGGGCTGAGCCCGCGCCAGACCGAGGTTGCCTTCTGGATGCTCAAGGGCAAGAGCAACACCGATATCGCGGCGATCCTCGATGTCGGGATGCAGACCGTCCGGCAGCACACGATCGAGATCTACCGGCGCCTCGGCATCGCCGGGCGGCTGGCCCTGCAACGCGTCGTGCTGCAATCCGTCACCGGACTGGGCTAGGCGTTTCGCCCGCCCACGATGCCCCCGGCCCCGGCACCGCCGGAGCGTTCGGCGCCGGGCACGCCCGCCAGCGACGCGATCAGCGCGCGGCGGATGTCGGCCACCGGCGCGGGAAGACCGTCGAGATAGGCAAGGACGACAGACTCCTCCGCCGCCGGATCACGCACCCGGACCCTGGCCACGGACTTGCCGTCATAGGTCAGTGTTCCCGGCGGATCGGTGTAGCTGATCCCCGTTCCCTCGCCATTCGCCGCAAGGCTGCGCATCACCTCGACCGAAGGCACGCGGTGCCGGACCTTCGGGGTGACGCCGATGCCACGGAACATGCCAAGCATGTGCTGAATCGACAGGTCCTGATCGGACAGGATCAATGCACGCCCGGCGATCTCGGCCAGACCCGCGCTGGCCTGCCCGGCGATCGGATCGTCGGGCGCCACCCAGATCGCCGGGGAGACGCGCGCGAACAGATCGCGCCGGAAGGTGGCATCCAGGCCCAGCTCATAGGTCAGACCCAGGTCGATAGCCCCTGACAGAAGGTCTTCCGCCTGCCGGTCAAACGATACCGGAACGATCCGGGCGACGGTGCCCGGGAATGCCGTCCGCAGGCAGACAAGGAAGGGGGCCATCCAGCGCGGCGCCAGTTCTTCCAGTATTCCCAGCGTGATGCGCTGCGGGGGACGCTGCGAAAGGTGCAGCGGCCGGTCCAGGCGCGCGGCATCGGCCAGCAGGAGTTCCGCATCCTGAACGAACAGCCGCCCCGATCCGGTGAGCACGGTCGCCGCACCCTTGCGGCGAAGGAACAGGCGCTCGCCCACACGCCGTTCGACCTGGCCGATGGCGACCGACAGCGCGGGCTGCGACACATTCAACTGCGCGGCAGCCGCCGAGACGCTGCCCGCGCGGGCGACCGCGACAATGTATTCCAGCTGGCGCAGCGTGACATGCAGCATCAGGTTATGACCACCCCAACTATTCATTATTTGAAAGCATATCTTGTTCCCCGCACCCTGCAAGCCTGCGCGAAAAGGAGACCGCATGCTGCACCCTCTCATCACCCCGGCCGATGTCGAAACCTTTCAGAACGAGGGCGTCGTGCTGATCCGCGGTCTGTTCCGTGACCACGTCGAAGACCTGCGCCGCGGCGTCGAGATCAACATGGCGGAGCCCGGCCCCTATGCGGCCGAGAACCTGAAGCCCGGCGCCGCGGGCCGCTTCTTCGACGACTACTGCAACTGGCAGCGGATCGACCCCTTCCGCGACGTCATCCACACGTCGCCTGCGGCCCGGGTGGCGGGGGACCTCATGGGGTCAGACAGGGTTCAGCTGTTCCACGAACACGTCCTGGTCAAGGAGCCGGGCACATCGAAGCCGACCCCGTGGCACCAGGACGGGCCTTACTACTTTGTCGAGGGTCGGCAGACCGTCAGCTTCTGGTCGCCCCTTGATCCGGTGCGCGAGGCAAGCCTGCGCTGCGTCGCCGGTTCGCATCTGTGGGAAAAGCCGGTTCTTCCGACACGCTGGCTGTCCGAGGAAAACTTCTATCCCGACGACAGCCGGTACATGCCGGTTCCCGACCCGGATGCCGAGGGCATGACGATCCGCGAATGGCAGATGGAACCGGGCGACGCGGTGGCGTTCAACTACTATGTGCTGCACGGCGCGCGCGGCAACGAAAGCGGCACCCGGCGCCGGGCCTTCTCGCTGCGGCTGGTGGGCGACGATGCGCGCTATGTCGAACGACCCGGCCGCACCTCGCCACCCTTTCCCGGCCATGGCATGCAGACCGGTGACCGCCTGCGCGAGGACTGGTTTCCCGTGCTGTGGGAGGCCAGTGCCTGAGCGGATGTCACGTCCCGGCGGCGGAGCCGTTCCGATCCTGATGACATGCGGCAGCCGGGGGCATCCACCGGCTGCCGCATCCGTTCAGGCCCCCGGAATCAGGCATCAAGTGTATAACCCTGTGGAATAGAGCGGGCGTTTCTTGATATTGGACGGCAATGCATGCCCCTCATAACCTTTGACCACGACCGGAACGCCGGCGCATCCATTCCTGACAGGGAGCTTTGCATGACCACCCACAAGACGTGGCGACATTTCGCCTTCTGCGTATCGCTGGCACTGCTGGCAGGGCCCGCGCTGGCGGCGGGCCATGATACCACGGGCATCCCCGCCGATCCCGATCTGGCGGCGCGCGTGCCCGACCGGATCAGGCAGGCGGGTGTCCTGGTCGGCGCAGCCGACAACGCCTATGCCCCCTGGGAATATCTGGCGGGCGCCGACGGCCAGACCCCCGAAGGCATCGACATCGACCTGGGCAATGCCATTGCCGCGAAATGGGGCCTGAAATACGAAAGCCGCACCGCCGTCTTCGAGACGATCCTGCCTGCCCTTGGGGCAAAGTATGACATCGGGCTCAACGCCTTCACCATCACGAACGAGCGGATGAAGGCGGTCAACTTCGTCAGCTACTACCGCGGCCAGCGGCGCTGGCTGGTGCGGGCCGGCAATCCGACCGGCTTCGATCCGTTCAATGCCTGCGGCGCGGTCGTCGCCATCCATTCCGGCACCTCGCAGGAGAAGGTCGTCATCAAGCTGAGCGACGAATGCGTCGCTGCCGGCAAGGCCGCCATCCAGATGCTGCCGTTCAAGTCCCAGCCCGAAGCCCAGACCCGCGTCGCGGCGGGCGGCGCCGATGCCACGATTGCCGGCGGGGCACAGGTCAACTGGGCCGCCAAGCAGGCGAATGGCGCGCTCGAATCCATCGGCTTCGAACACCCGGACTATCCGCCGGGCCAGAATGGCATCGCCGTCGCGAAATCCGACATGGAGCTGACGCAGCTTGTGGCGGACACGGTGAACGAACTGATCGCCGATGGCACCTATGGCAAGATCATGGAGGCCTGGGGTCAGCCCACCGACTTCGGTCCGGCTGAAGTCAACCCGACAGTGGTGCAATAGTTGCCGATGGAAGGGATAGCCACCAGCGCGAAGGAGGAGCATCGGGCCGATGCTCCTCCTGCGGAAGGATCACCCCGTGTCGAACTGAACCGGGTGGTGCCGCGCCCGCACCCCGGGCGCTGGATCGCGGTATTGCTTCTGGCGATGCTGGGTATCGAGGCGGCCCGCGGACTGGCGGCCAATCCCAACTTCCACTGGCCGGTCTTTGCCGAATACCTGTTCGATGCACAGGTGCTGCGGGGGGTCATGTGGACGCTGATCCTGACGGTCGCGGCGATGACCGTGGCCGTGGTCGTGGCGGTGGCCATCGTGGTGATGCGCGACAGCGAAAACCCGATCCTTCGCTGGATCGCCAAGATCTGGGTCTGGTTCTTCCGCGGCACCCCGCTTTACACGCAGCTTCTGTTCTGGGGCCTGTTCGCGGTCCTGTTCCCCCGCCTGTCGCTTTCGGTGCCCTTCGGGCCCGAGATTGTGGGCGTCAGCACCAATCTGGTGCTGACCGCCGGAATGGCGGCGATCCTGGGCCTGGGCTTCAACGAAAGCGCCTATCTGGCCGAAATCTTCCGGGCCGGGTTCAAGGCCATCGACAGGGGCCAGACCGAGGCCGCCCTGGCAATCGGCATGCCGCAGTCACGGATCTGGCGCCGCATCCTTGCACCGCAAGCCATGCGAACGATCATTCCGCCCACGGGCAACGAAACCATCGGCATGCTCAAGGCCACCTCGCTGGTGCTGGCCATTCCCTTCACGCTGGATCTGATGTTCGCGACCAATGCCATCGCCAACCGCACCTATTTTCCGGTGCCGCTCCTGATGGTGGCCGGGTTCTGGTACCTGTCGATCACCTCGGTGCTGATGGTGGGCCAGCATTACCTGGAACGACACTTCGGAAAGGGGGCCTGAGATGCAAGCGTCCTGCGCCGTCGAACTGCGCGGCATCCACAAGCTCTATGGCACCGTCCATGCCCTGCGCGGCGTGTCGGTGACGATCCCCCGCGGCGGGGTTCTGGTCGCCATCGGGCCGTCGGGCTCCGGCAAGACGACCTTGCTGCGCTGCATCAACCAGCTTGAGACCATCTCGGCCGGCCGGGTGTTCATCAACGGCGAACTGCAGGGCTACCGCGAGAAGAACGGCGCGTTCCACGAACTGCATCCCCGCGAGATCGCGGCGCAGCGGCGGCGGACGGGCATGGTGTTCCAGCGGTTCAACCTGTTTCCGCACATGACCGCGCTGGAAAACATCATGGAGGGGCCGGTTCAGGTCAAGCGCGAGCCGAAGGCTGCCGCGCGCGACCGGGGCCTGGCCCTGCTGGACCGCGTCGGGATGAGGGGCATGGACGCCCGCTATCCCAACCAGCTGTCGGGCGGCCAGCAGCAACGGGTGGCCATCGCCCGCGCCCTGGCGATGGAACCCGAGGTGATGCTGTTCGACGAACCGACCAGCGCCCTTGACCCCGAACTGGTGGGTGAGGTGCTGGATGTCATCAAGGATCTGGCCCGCGCCGGCATGACGATGATGCTGGTGACGCATGAGATCGGCTTTGCGCGCGAGGTGGCGGACCACCTGGTCTTCATGGATCAGGGCGCCATCGTCGAGGAAGGGGCGCCGCGCGATCTGCTGGAGCGGCCGCAGAACCCGCGAACCCGCGCCTTCCTGTCAAAGGTGCTGTGATGGGTCCGGACCGTGCCGACCTGCCGCGGGATGCGGGCCGCACCTCAGTCTGCGGCGGCCCACAGCGCGTCGATGAAGGTTTCGACCAGTTGCGAAGGCGGGCGGTGCGGCGGCAGGATCAGCAGGGTCTGGAAGTAAAGCTCCGGCCGGAACGGCCTCAGCACCAGCCCCCGGCCCAGAAACGGCCCGGCCGTCACCACATCGACCAGACCGACACCGATCCCCGCGGCCACCATGGCACAGACCGTCGTGGAATAGGGGGTTTCCAGAACCGTCCGGGGCCGCGATCCGGCAGCGGCGAACAACCCGTCGGCGGCACGGCGCGTCGTATCCTCGGGCGACAGGGCGATGAACCGTTCGCCATCCAGATC
Encoded here:
- a CDS encoding heme biosynthesis protein HemY, producing the protein MLWSLLKVLLFVVAVAGLTLGAGHLLDTGGAIRIAAAGWEFTLGPLQAVVLAVLLLVVLWLVLRLTGLMVATLRFLTGDETALSRYFDRNRERKGYQALSEGMLALAAGEPRLALSRASRAERYLARPELTTLLTAQAADLAGDTARATEAYKALLADDRTRFVGIRGLLKQTLAEGDLPTALKLAEKAFALKPRNAEMQDILLKLQAEQSDWKGARMTLGAKLKSGALPREVFRRRDAVLALQEARVVIDDASSIEAREAAIEANRLSPDLIPAAAMAARGLIAKGDRKGATRILKKAWEAQPHPDLAAAFAEIEPGETPQARLKRFRVLTAIKPDDDETRLLLAELNIAAEDFPAARRALGDIAGRHPTQRALAIMAAVERGEGADDAVVRGWLARALTAPRGPQWCCDKCQAIHAQWAPICENCGGFDTLSWREPPEGTGPSATGTELLPLIVGRPAPPPDTVADIGPETAAEAKN
- a CDS encoding helix-turn-helix transcriptional regulator, coding for MHFREVTAADHRVICHGLVDMQRAETLAEMKRALVRTAMAVAPCDHGGYTEIDVHFGRFDFMSSESQVSEWAVRRAETWNHFFPTHPVHRFRLENPDIRVVRLSDLIPTSDFRHTGLYRELFREVSTEHQVTMHLGVDPRTRLPDGALPTTLGVPLNRSGRDFSAREVQSLSLLQQLAMPVLRLRRSQHRQALMDAAALSPELARAMMRMGLSPRQTEVAFWMLKGKSNTDIAAILDVGMQTVRQHTIEIYRRLGIAGRLALQRVVLQSVTGLG
- a CDS encoding LysR family transcriptional regulator; this encodes MLHVTLRQLEYIVAVARAGSVSAAAAQLNVSQPALSVAIGQVERRVGERLFLRRKGAATVLTGSGRLFVQDAELLLADAARLDRPLHLSQRPPQRITLGILEELAPRWMAPFLVCLRTAFPGTVARIVPVSFDRQAEDLLSGAIDLGLTYELGLDATFRRDLFARVSPAIWVAPDDPIAGQASAGLAEIAGRALILSDQDLSIQHMLGMFRGIGVTPKVRHRVPSVEVMRSLAANGEGTGISYTDPPGTLTYDGKSVARVRVRDPAAEESVVLAYLDGLPAPVADIRRALIASLAGVPGAERSGGAGAGGIVGGRNA
- a CDS encoding phytanoyl-CoA dioxygenase family protein produces the protein MLHPLITPADVETFQNEGVVLIRGLFRDHVEDLRRGVEINMAEPGPYAAENLKPGAAGRFFDDYCNWQRIDPFRDVIHTSPAARVAGDLMGSDRVQLFHEHVLVKEPGTSKPTPWHQDGPYYFVEGRQTVSFWSPLDPVREASLRCVAGSHLWEKPVLPTRWLSEENFYPDDSRYMPVPDPDAEGMTIREWQMEPGDAVAFNYYVLHGARGNESGTRRRAFSLRLVGDDARYVERPGRTSPPFPGHGMQTGDRLREDWFPVLWEASA
- a CDS encoding ABC transporter substrate-binding protein translates to MTTHKTWRHFAFCVSLALLAGPALAAGHDTTGIPADPDLAARVPDRIRQAGVLVGAADNAYAPWEYLAGADGQTPEGIDIDLGNAIAAKWGLKYESRTAVFETILPALGAKYDIGLNAFTITNERMKAVNFVSYYRGQRRWLVRAGNPTGFDPFNACGAVVAIHSGTSQEKVVIKLSDECVAAGKAAIQMLPFKSQPEAQTRVAAGGADATIAGGAQVNWAAKQANGALESIGFEHPDYPPGQNGIAVAKSDMELTQLVADTVNELIADGTYGKIMEAWGQPTDFGPAEVNPTVVQ
- a CDS encoding amino acid ABC transporter permease; the encoded protein is MEGIATSAKEEHRADAPPAEGSPRVELNRVVPRPHPGRWIAVLLLAMLGIEAARGLAANPNFHWPVFAEYLFDAQVLRGVMWTLILTVAAMTVAVVVAVAIVVMRDSENPILRWIAKIWVWFFRGTPLYTQLLFWGLFAVLFPRLSLSVPFGPEIVGVSTNLVLTAGMAAILGLGFNESAYLAEIFRAGFKAIDRGQTEAALAIGMPQSRIWRRILAPQAMRTIIPPTGNETIGMLKATSLVLAIPFTLDLMFATNAIANRTYFPVPLLMVAGFWYLSITSVLMVGQHYLERHFGKGA
- a CDS encoding amino acid ABC transporter ATP-binding protein; amino-acid sequence: MQASCAVELRGIHKLYGTVHALRGVSVTIPRGGVLVAIGPSGSGKTTLLRCINQLETISAGRVFINGELQGYREKNGAFHELHPREIAAQRRRTGMVFQRFNLFPHMTALENIMEGPVQVKREPKAAARDRGLALLDRVGMRGMDARYPNQLSGGQQQRVAIARALAMEPEVMLFDEPTSALDPELVGEVLDVIKDLARAGMTMMLVTHEIGFAREVADHLVFMDQGAIVEEGAPRDLLERPQNPRTRAFLSKVL